One Alligator mississippiensis isolate rAllMis1 chromosome 1, rAllMis1, whole genome shotgun sequence genomic window carries:
- the LOC109281125 gene encoding zinc finger protein 11, giving the protein MQPPCEAELPSATPQLAARDELPTPEPWRQLFRGLRYREDEGPGKICSRLRELCRRWLEPQHRSKEQMLELVVLEQFLAILPPEMRSWVCGCRVETCAQAVALAEGFQLGQAEDEKLQVTMRVKGEEGSSDQMQPPGALPEPGDSWGQQPNAHGEDRLLEEAGERETSVPEGELPHVHKEEPPPNPEPGAGTLNRADQQPPKEGSVKLELQRPSLGRRGQSGSQTPGPGQLQEGQGRPAKQGESMELREVFEDVAVYFTREEWKLLEEEDKGLYRDQMLRNYQALVSLAGYRGPAPDLICRIQRGQVELWVCDDEDRGEMRKSEDVLPGHDWLLSRTEEQAAEEGPGKLEPPWASLGSIGEVDSLSPGKDQWHKNEGMPPKQENVAVNAVPSLVGPWSEEGKEASKSPRCRDEYVMLRHLKRQKAKVHWRETLHANQGSVGGLRGKQELTAKPRGRAHPCPQCRKSISCPSRLALHKIRHTGEMTHVRATCGKSTCLSNLAAHHRIHSGQLPHRFTKRGKSFVLLKTQDVHRKTCQYCCVTCGKTFTHFFSLVQHRRMHLGRKTYQCKECRKNFISWQGLSQHRCVRRRQQPNCCTKCGKSFRQHSSLARHRCMRTRKKPHNCSVCGKSFIFSSKLPQHQVIHTGEEPHQCSACGKSFTHSSTLARHKCIHTGEKPYHCSECAKNFTRSFSLAYHQHSHTGEKTHQCSECGKRFSYSSHLAKHQRIHTGEKPYQCSECGKSFIQSSHLAQHKRIHTGEKRHQCSECGKSFTRSSGLAYHQHIHTREKPHRCSECGKSFSYSSDLAKHQHIHTGEKPYQCFECGKSFSYSSELARHQRVHTGEKPYQCSECGKSFIQSSHLAQHKRVHTGEKRHQCSECGKSFTRSSGLAYHQCIHTGEKPHRCSECGKSFSYSSDLAKHQRIHTGEKPYQCSECGKSFSYSSELARHQRVHTGEKPYQCSECGKSFRYSCHLAVHQRVHTGEKPYLCSVCGKSFSCSTSLIKHKHIHTGEKPYRCSECGKSFSCSSELARHQRIHAGEKPYQCSECGKSFSCSSELARHQRVHTGEKPYQCSECGKSFSCSSHLAKHHRIHTGEKPYLCSVCGKSFSCSSSLTKHKHIHTGEMPYQCSECGKSFIYSSELVRHQRIHTGEKPYQCSECGKSFTQSSHLAKHQHVHTGEKPHQCSECGKSFTQSSSLAKHQRIHTGEKPHQYSDCGKSFSIPFNLARHRRMFKGEKPHHCS; this is encoded by the exons atgcagcccccttgcGAGGCCGAGCTGCCCTCCgcgaccccacagctggcagcgcgggatgagctccccaccccagagccctggcgccaGCTCTTCCGTGGCCTGCGCTACCGGGAAGACGAGGGCCCAGGGAAGAtttgcagccgcctgcgggagctgtgccggcgctggctggagccccagcaccgcagcaaggagcagatgctggagctggtggtgctggagcagttcctggccatcctgcccccggAGATGCGGAGCTGGGTGTGCGGGTGCCGCGTGGAGACGTGtgcccaggccgtggccctggccgaggggtttcagctgggACAGGCGGAGGAcgagaagctccag GTCACCATGCGTGTGAAGGGCGAGGAGGGGTCCTCAGACCAGATGCAGCCTCCGGGGGCCCTGCCGGAGCCTGGCGattcctgggggcagcagccaaaTGCCCATGGTGAGGACAGGcttctggaggaggcaggagagcggGAAACCTCAGTGCCCGAGGGCGAGCTGCCCCATGTCCACAAAGAGGAGCCCCCGCCCAACCCGGAGCCAG GCGCTGGGACCCTGAACAGAGCGGATCAGCAGCCTCCCAAGGAAGGGTCTGtaaagctggagctgcagagaccctcccTAGGGAGACGGGGACAGAGCGGCTCCCAGACgcctgggccgggccagctgcaggaggggcagggcaggccagcgaagcagggggagagcatggag ctccgggaggtgtttgaggacgtggcagtgtatttcacacgggaggagtggaagctgctggaagaggaggacaaggggctttaccgggaccagatgctgaggaactaccaagccctcgtttccctgg CAGGATATcgaggccctgcccctgacttgatctgccgcatccagcgaggacaggtggagctctgggtctgtgatgatgaggaccgTGGGGAAATGCGGAAGTCAGAGgacgtgctgccag gacatgactggttgctgagcagaactgaggagcaggctgctgaggaagggcctggaaagctggagccaccatgggcttccctggggagtattggtgaggtggattccctgagCCCAGGGAAGGACCAATGGCACAAGAATGAGGGGATGCCCCCAaagcaggagaatgtagcagtgaatgCGGTCCCATCTCTAGTTGGGCCttggagtgaagaagggaaagaagccagTAAAAGCCCAAGATGCAGGGATGAATATGTCATGCTGAGACACCTgaagaggcagaaagcaaaggtgcattggagagagacactgcatgcaaaccAAGGCAGTGTTGGGGGtctcagagggaagcaggagctcactgccaagcccagggggagagcccatccctgccctcagtgcaggaaaAGCATTAGCTGCCCCTCACGCCTAGCTCTACACAAGATAAGGCACACTGGGGAGATGACCCATGTACGCGCCACGTGTGGGAAGAGCACCTGCCTCTCGAACCTGGCTGCTCACCACCGGAtccattctggacagctcccccaccgcttcaccaaaagggggaagagctttgtgctgcTCAAAACCCAGGATGTGCACAGGAAGACGTGTCAGTACTGCTGTGTCACATGTGGtaagaccttcacccatttcttctccctggttcagcacCGGCGCATGCACTTGGGAAGGAAGACATACCAATGCAaagagtgcaggaagaacttcatcagctggcaaggcctgtcccagcaccggtgtgtgcggaggaggcagcagccaaactgctgcacgaagtgtgggaagagcttcaggcagcactccagcctggccaggcacaggtgcatgcgCACACGGAAAAAGCCACATaattgctctgtgtgtgggaagagcttcatcttCTCTTCCAAGCTGCCCCAACACCAggttatccacacaggggaggagccacatcagtgctctgcatgtgggaagagcttcacccactcTTCCACCCTGGCCCGGCACAagtgcatccacacaggggagaagccatatcattgCTCTGAGTGTGCGAAGAACTTCACTCGCTCATTCAGCCTGGCCTACCACCAGCAcagccacacaggggagaagacacatcagtgctctgagtgtgggaagcgcttcagttattcctcccacctggccaagcaccagcgcatccacacaggggagaagccatatcagtgctctgagtgtgggaagagcttcatccaatcctcccacctggcccagcacaagcgcatccacacgggggagaagcgacatcagtgctctgagtgtgggaagagcttcactcgctCCTCTGGCCTGGCCTaccaccagcacatccacacaagggagaagccacataggtgttctgagtgtgggaagagctttagtTATTCCTCTGACCTGGCcaagcaccagcacatccacacaggggagaagccatatcagtgctttgagtgtgggaagagcttcagttattcctccgagctggcccggcaccagcgcgtccacacaggggagaagccatatcagtgctctgaatgtgggaagagcttcatccaatcctcccacctggcccagcacaagcgcgtccacacgggggagaagcgacatcagtgctctgagtgtgggaagagcttcactcgctCCTCCGGCCTGGCCTACCACCagtgcatccacacaggggagaagccacataggtgctctgagtgtgggaagagcttcagttattcctccgacctggccaagcaccagcgcatccacacaggggagaagccatatcagtgctctgagtgtgggaagagctttagtTATTCCTCCGagctggcccggcaccagcgtgtccacacaggggagaagccatatcagtgctctgagtgtgggaagagcttccgtTATTCGTGCCACCTGGCCGTGCACCAGcgcgtccacacaggggagaagccatatctgtgctctgtgtgtgggaagagtttcagttGTTCCACTTCCCTGATCAAGCATAagcacatccacacaggagagaagccatatcgttgctctgagtgtgggaagagtttcagttGTTCCTCCGAGCTGGCCCGGCATCAGCGCATCCacgcaggggagaagccatatcagtgctctgagtgtgggaagagcttcagttgtTCCTCCGagctggcccggcaccagcgtgtccacacaggggagaagccatatcagtgctctgagtgtgggaagagtttcagttgttcctcccacctggccaagcaccaccgcatccacacaggggagaagccatatctgtgctctgtgtgtgggaagagtttcagttGTTCCTCCTCCCTGACCAAGCATaagcacatccacacaggggagatgccatatcagtgctctgagtgtgggaagagcttcatttaTTCCTCCGAGCTGgtccggcaccagcgcatccacacaggggagaagccatatcagtgctctgaatgtgggaagagcttcacccaatcctcccacctggccaAACACCAGcatgtccacacaggggagaagccacatcagtgctctgagtgtgggaagagcttcacccaatcctccagcctggccaaacaccagcgcatccacacaggggagaagccacatcaatactctgactgtgggaagagtttcagcaTCCCCTTCAACCTGGCCCGGCACCGGCGCATGTTcaaaggggagaagccacatcattgctctTAG